Proteins encoded in a region of the uncultured Sunxiuqinia sp. genome:
- a CDS encoding DUF3822 family protein, protein MQQHLHLVDETFDSNFTQEYYLSIQFSLDGFSFSIRDGLQNKYIYLFNKDFSGNPKLVHRKLKDIFDEFEILEADFKSIQIVCVSPGKMLLIPVEFLSDHHAVENYQLNLSLSDDDEVNHLPIKKYQSVLQYAIPSKVKRFFEDKYPGVIIQNDLVNCVNRVEKNNNTEERILILLYKTQLTIALVGDSIRFCNSFKYRNDNDLLYYILLITKMAEADQNLQIRLNGRVNKRSAIYHHLKQYFKNVVIESRSTESYYSYLFDQLPDARFVNLLNNHL, encoded by the coding sequence ATGCAACAACATTTACATCTTGTTGACGAAACTTTCGATTCTAATTTCACACAAGAATATTACTTATCCATCCAGTTTAGTCTGGATGGATTTTCTTTTTCTATCCGCGATGGATTGCAAAACAAGTACATCTATCTTTTCAATAAGGATTTTTCGGGTAACCCCAAACTCGTACATCGTAAATTAAAGGACATTTTTGATGAATTTGAAATCCTGGAAGCTGATTTCAAATCCATTCAAATTGTGTGTGTCTCGCCAGGAAAAATGCTTTTAATTCCCGTAGAATTTCTATCAGACCACCATGCGGTTGAAAATTACCAGTTAAACCTGAGTTTGTCAGATGACGATGAAGTGAACCACCTTCCGATAAAAAAATACCAATCTGTTCTTCAGTATGCTATTCCTTCGAAAGTCAAGCGTTTTTTTGAAGATAAATACCCGGGAGTTATTATTCAAAATGATTTGGTTAACTGCGTTAATCGGGTTGAAAAAAACAATAACACAGAAGAAAGAATCCTTATTTTACTGTACAAGACTCAACTAACAATTGCCTTAGTTGGCGATTCAATTCGCTTTTGTAATTCGTTCAAGTATCGGAACGACAACGACCTATTGTATTACATCTTGCTCATTACCAAAATGGCTGAAGCCGACCAAAACCTTCAAATACGACTAAATGGTCGTGTTAATAAACGCTCAGCGATATATCATCACTTAAAGCAATATTTTAAAAATGTCGTTATCGAAAGTAGAAGTACGGAGTCCTACTATAGCTATCTGTTTGATCAACTTCCTGATGCAAGATTTGTTAACCTGTTAAACAACCATTTATGA
- a CDS encoding AAA family ATPase, translating into MLKKHIEEQIRENLGFEPTEGQSMLAEKLGEFITRSGPDVLFLLKGYAGTGKTSMLNALVKTLNSFRFRTMLLAPTGRAAKVLASYTGCSAYTIHKKIYRQQSTTDGFGKFALDKNLAKNCFFIVDEASMISNSSPEGSVFGTGRLLDDLYEYVYTGQNCKLILVGDTAQLPPVGMAISPALDLSELEMYGTEVMHLELTEVVRQKLNSGILHNATNIRSLVGEGFFDPGYFSIETANFTDIKRIGGGELIDKITECYDKFGEQQTMVITRSNKRANKFNEGIRSTILYKEAQITNGDLLMIVKNNYFWLSDDERLDFIANGDIVQVQSIYGYEELYGFHFANVCLKFLDYDDLEIDCKILLETLDIETASLSYEESQRLYESVAEDYMDIRSKKKRWEKIKENKHFNALQVKFAYAVTCHKAQGGQWDAVFIDQGYLVEDMLNVEYLRWLYTAFTRPVKELYLVNFNKEFFEE; encoded by the coding sequence ATGTTAAAAAAACACATTGAAGAACAAATCCGCGAAAATTTAGGTTTTGAGCCAACAGAAGGTCAATCTATGCTTGCCGAAAAACTGGGTGAATTTATCACGCGTTCTGGCCCAGATGTGCTTTTTTTGTTAAAAGGATATGCGGGAACAGGGAAAACCAGTATGTTAAACGCTCTGGTTAAAACACTTAACAGTTTTAGGTTTCGCACGATGCTGTTAGCTCCCACGGGGCGAGCGGCAAAAGTTTTGGCTTCTTACACTGGTTGCAGTGCGTATACCATTCATAAAAAAATCTATCGGCAACAATCAACAACCGATGGTTTTGGGAAATTTGCTCTTGATAAAAATTTAGCAAAGAATTGTTTTTTTATTGTTGATGAGGCCTCCATGATCTCCAATTCTTCTCCTGAAGGGTCGGTCTTTGGAACCGGGCGTTTGTTGGATGACCTTTATGAATACGTTTATACTGGGCAGAATTGTAAATTAATATTGGTTGGCGATACGGCGCAGCTTCCACCGGTTGGTATGGCAATTAGCCCGGCTCTGGATCTTTCAGAGCTGGAGATGTATGGGACTGAAGTGATGCATCTTGAGTTAACAGAAGTTGTACGGCAAAAACTCAATTCCGGAATCTTACATAATGCAACTAATATTCGTTCGTTGGTTGGGGAAGGTTTTTTTGATCCGGGGTATTTCTCCATAGAAACGGCTAATTTTACTGATATTAAGCGAATTGGAGGAGGAGAGTTGATCGATAAAATTACTGAATGCTACGATAAATTCGGAGAGCAGCAAACGATGGTTATTACCCGATCAAATAAGCGAGCCAATAAATTTAACGAGGGTATTCGTTCTACAATTCTATATAAAGAAGCCCAGATAACCAATGGGGATTTATTGATGATTGTAAAGAACAATTACTTTTGGCTGAGTGACGATGAACGGCTGGATTTTATTGCTAATGGTGATATTGTTCAGGTTCAATCAATTTACGGATATGAAGAATTGTACGGTTTCCATTTTGCCAATGTGTGCCTGAAATTTTTGGATTACGACGATCTGGAGATCGATTGCAAGATTTTGCTGGAAACGCTCGATATTGAGACGGCATCGTTAAGCTACGAGGAAAGTCAACGGTTGTATGAATCGGTAGCGGAGGATTACATGGATATTCGAAGTAAGAAAAAGCGTTGGGAGAAAATTAAAGAGAATAAACACTTCAATGCGTTGCAGGTTAAATTTGCATATGCAGTTACTTGCCATAAAGCGCAAGGGGGGCAATGGGATGCTGTTTTTATTGATCAGGGATATTTGGTTGAAGATATGCTGAATGTTGAATATTTAAGATGGTTGTACACCGCGTTTACCCGTCCGGTAAAAGAGCTCTATCTGGTTAATTTTAATAAAGAGTTTTTCGAGGAATAA
- a CDS encoding ribonuclease Z encodes MQKPFQLTILGSSSAMPTSKRYPTAQVLNVLGRFFLIDCGEGTQHQLRKNGIGFGRLNHIFISHLHGDHFFGLIGFISTQVLLGRTNDLHIYAHSELQRYIQSQIEFLKIEELGFRLIFHPLNFKKAQLIFDDEKLSITSFPLNHRVPCCGFLFKEKTKEPNIKKEQVKKYQIPIREIKNIKSGANFTAENGKIIPNKDLVIPPSKPRSFAFCSDTAYHEKVVPVIQDVDILYHEATFADSEKQLAKTTFHSTGKQAALIAQKAHAGQLLIGHFSARYKEPDIVLEEAQSIFPNTTAVIEGDVYEVIRD; translated from the coding sequence ATGCAGAAGCCTTTTCAATTGACAATTCTTGGAAGTAGTTCAGCAATGCCTACTTCTAAAAGATATCCAACCGCTCAAGTGCTCAATGTGCTTGGGCGGTTCTTTTTAATAGACTGTGGCGAAGGTACTCAACACCAATTGCGAAAGAATGGGATCGGTTTTGGAAGGCTCAATCATATTTTCATATCACACCTCCACGGCGATCATTTCTTTGGTCTGATCGGGTTTATTTCAACTCAGGTACTGCTTGGACGAACGAATGACCTGCATATTTATGCCCATTCTGAATTGCAACGCTACATTCAATCTCAAATTGAATTTTTAAAAATTGAAGAGTTAGGTTTCCGATTGATCTTTCATCCGCTTAACTTCAAGAAAGCACAGCTTATTTTCGACGACGAGAAACTAAGTATCACATCTTTTCCGCTCAACCATCGCGTACCCTGTTGTGGTTTCCTGTTTAAAGAAAAAACCAAGGAGCCCAATATTAAAAAAGAACAAGTTAAAAAGTACCAGATTCCAATCCGGGAAATCAAAAACATCAAATCGGGAGCTAATTTCACAGCCGAAAATGGTAAAATTATTCCAAACAAAGATCTGGTAATTCCTCCGTCCAAGCCACGCTCATTTGCCTTTTGCTCCGATACAGCTTATCACGAAAAGGTAGTTCCAGTTATACAAGACGTTGATATTTTATACCACGAAGCAACCTTTGCCGATTCGGAAAAACAACTCGCAAAAACAACATTCCATTCAACCGGCAAACAAGCTGCACTTATTGCACAAAAAGCTCATGCCGGACAATTGTTGATTGGTCACTTTTCGGCCCGCTATAAAGAACCTGATATTGTCTTAGAAGAAGCTCAAAGTATTTTCCCAAATACAACGGCAGTGATCGAAGGGGATGTGTACGAAGTAATCCGAGATTAA
- a CDS encoding STAS domain-containing protein: MEFEIIKKVDQIVVKVLSKKLDTNNAPELKSELIVLGNDGAKNIILDVSNCSYVDSSGLSAILVANRLCEDAIGTFILCGLQPDVENLIRISMLHTVLLITKDVEEAEKLMIEKSKL; this comes from the coding sequence ATGGAATTTGAAATTATCAAAAAAGTGGATCAGATTGTTGTTAAGGTTTTGTCGAAAAAGCTTGACACCAATAATGCTCCGGAGCTAAAATCAGAGTTGATTGTTTTAGGTAACGATGGAGCAAAAAACATCATTTTAGATGTGAGTAACTGTAGTTACGTTGACTCATCAGGACTAAGTGCAATATTAGTTGCCAACCGACTTTGCGAAGATGCTATCGGGACGTTTATACTTTGCGGTCTTCAACCTGATGTTGAAAACCTGATACGAATTTCGATGCTTCACACCGTTCTACTGATAACAAAAGACGTAGAAGAAGCAGAGAAGCTAATGATCGAAAAGAGCAAACTTTAA
- the rpsA gene encoding 30S ribosomal protein S1, translating to MTEEKKENLESTEELKQQDVVEETPKAETTPVAEEAKEEATPEEVKEETAPAVETEEEKVAPAAESEEFDWDALEADDEGFAGKKNTELVDLYDNTLNTVQEKEVLEGTVISMNKREVVVDIGYKSDGIVSLNEFRYNPELKVGDTVEVYVESLEDKKGQMILSHKKARAVRSWDRVNDALDKDEIIKGYIKCRTKGGMIVDVFGIEAFLPGSQIDVKPIRDYDMYVGKNMEFKVVKINQEFRNVVVSHKALIEAELEQQKKEIISKLEKGQVLEGTVKNVTSYGVFIDLGGVDGLIHITDLSWGRISHPNEIVELDQKLNVVILDFDDDKKRIALGLKQLTPHPWDNLDTELKVGDSVKGKVVVMADYGAFVEIAPGVEGLIHVSEMSWSQHLRSAQDFLKVGDEVEAQILTLDRDERKMSLGIKQLKKDPWQEIDTKFGIGTKHSATVRNFTNFGVFVEIEEGVDGLIHISDLSWTKKIKHPSEFTSIGAQVEVVVLDIDKDNRRLSLGHKQLEENPWDVFETIFSVDSIHEGTVVELFDKGATIALPYGVEGFATPRHLVKEDGSKASLEEKMDFKVIEFSKAAKRIILSHSRVFEDEKRTEETAKKKTQSKQTAKAMKTVKDSQEKTTLGDISELAALKSQMEAEENKEK from the coding sequence ATGACAGAAGAAAAAAAAGAGAACCTCGAATCAACAGAGGAACTCAAACAACAAGACGTTGTAGAAGAAACTCCAAAAGCGGAAACGACTCCCGTTGCTGAAGAAGCAAAAGAAGAAGCTACTCCTGAAGAAGTGAAAGAAGAAACGGCACCAGCTGTTGAAACAGAAGAAGAAAAAGTAGCTCCTGCTGCTGAATCTGAAGAATTTGACTGGGATGCACTAGAAGCAGACGATGAAGGTTTTGCTGGTAAAAAAAATACCGAACTAGTGGATCTTTACGACAATACCTTAAACACTGTTCAAGAAAAAGAAGTACTGGAAGGTACCGTTATTTCAATGAACAAACGCGAAGTTGTTGTTGATATCGGCTACAAATCTGACGGCATTGTCAGCTTGAACGAATTCCGCTATAACCCAGAACTAAAAGTTGGGGATACGGTTGAAGTTTATGTTGAAAGTCTTGAAGACAAAAAAGGACAAATGATCCTGTCGCACAAAAAAGCACGTGCAGTCCGTTCTTGGGACCGTGTTAATGATGCGCTGGATAAAGACGAAATTATCAAAGGATACATCAAATGCCGTACTAAAGGTGGTATGATTGTAGATGTATTTGGAATTGAAGCTTTCTTGCCAGGTTCGCAAATTGATGTGAAGCCAATCCGTGACTATGATATGTACGTTGGTAAAAACATGGAATTCAAAGTAGTTAAAATTAACCAGGAATTCCGTAACGTAGTTGTATCACACAAAGCATTGATTGAAGCTGAGCTTGAGCAACAGAAAAAAGAAATTATCTCTAAATTAGAGAAAGGCCAGGTACTTGAAGGAACTGTTAAAAACGTTACTTCATACGGTGTATTCATCGACCTTGGTGGTGTTGACGGATTGATTCACATCACTGACTTAAGCTGGGGACGTATTTCTCATCCGAACGAAATCGTTGAATTGGATCAAAAACTGAATGTTGTAATCCTTGATTTCGATGATGACAAAAAACGGATTGCCCTTGGCTTGAAACAATTAACTCCTCACCCATGGGACAACCTGGATACTGAATTGAAAGTTGGCGACAGCGTGAAAGGTAAAGTTGTTGTAATGGCTGACTACGGTGCGTTTGTTGAAATCGCCCCGGGAGTTGAAGGTTTGATCCACGTTTCAGAAATGAGCTGGTCACAGCACTTGCGCAGCGCTCAGGACTTCCTGAAAGTTGGCGACGAAGTAGAAGCTCAAATTTTGACTCTAGATCGCGACGAGCGTAAAATGTCATTGGGTATCAAACAATTGAAAAAAGATCCATGGCAAGAAATCGACACCAAATTTGGTATCGGAACAAAACACAGCGCAACGGTTCGCAACTTCACCAACTTTGGTGTATTTGTTGAAATCGAAGAAGGTGTTGACGGATTGATTCACATTTCAGACTTGAGCTGGACGAAGAAAATCAAACACCCATCTGAATTCACCTCAATTGGTGCTCAAGTCGAAGTTGTTGTGTTGGACATCGACAAAGACAACCGTCGTTTAAGCCTTGGACACAAACAATTGGAAGAAAATCCATGGGATGTGTTCGAAACTATTTTCTCTGTTGATTCGATCCACGAAGGTACCGTTGTTGAATTATTCGACAAAGGTGCAACCATCGCTCTTCCGTATGGTGTTGAAGGATTTGCAACTCCTCGCCATTTGGTAAAAGAAGATGGTTCAAAAGCCAGCCTAGAAGAAAAAATGGACTTCAAAGTGATTGAATTCTCTAAAGCAGCAAAACGGATCATTCTTTCTCATTCACGTGTATTCGAAGATGAGAAAAGAACAGAAGAAACTGCGAAAAAGAAAACTCAAAGCAAACAAACTGCAAAAGCAATGAAAACTGTGAAAGACAGCCAGGAAAAAACAACTCTTGGTGATATCAGTGAATTGGCTGCTTTGAAATCACAAATGGAAGCAGAAGAGAATAAAGAAAAATAG
- a CDS encoding UDP-glucuronic acid decarboxylase family protein → MDARKKRILVTGGAGFIGSHLCEQLLNDGHEVICLDNFFTGSKQKVVHLLNNPYFELVRHDITMPYYIEVDEIYNLACPASPVHYQYNPIKTIKTSVMGSINMLGLAKRVKAKILQASTSEVYGDPELHPQPESYWGNVNPIGVRSCYDEGKRCAESLFVNYSSQNHVSIKIVRIFNTYGPKMEPDDGRVVSNFIVQALKNEDITIFGDGLQSRSFQYVDDLVEGFKRMMKTPDEFIGPVNIGNPNEFTMLELAQRIIELTGSRSKIVYLPLPEDDPIQRKPDISLAKEKLDSWEPKIQLEEGLIKTISYFDELLKIS, encoded by the coding sequence ATGGATGCTCGAAAAAAACGCATTTTAGTTACCGGGGGTGCCGGATTTATAGGCTCTCACTTATGCGAACAGCTTTTAAATGATGGGCACGAAGTCATATGCCTGGATAATTTCTTTACCGGCTCAAAGCAAAAAGTTGTTCATCTTCTGAATAATCCCTATTTCGAATTAGTGAGGCACGATATTACTATGCCTTATTATATTGAAGTTGATGAAATTTATAATTTGGCGTGTCCGGCTTCTCCTGTTCATTATCAATATAATCCTATTAAAACGATTAAAACGTCGGTAATGGGATCAATCAATATGTTGGGCTTGGCCAAACGGGTAAAAGCTAAAATATTACAGGCGTCGACAAGCGAAGTGTATGGCGATCCGGAATTGCATCCACAACCCGAATCGTACTGGGGCAATGTTAACCCTATAGGCGTACGTTCATGTTATGACGAAGGAAAGCGTTGTGCGGAGTCACTTTTTGTTAATTATTCTTCTCAAAACCATGTGTCTATAAAAATCGTCCGTATATTCAATACTTACGGTCCTAAAATGGAGCCGGACGATGGGCGAGTGGTTTCCAACTTTATTGTGCAGGCGCTTAAAAACGAGGACATCACCATTTTTGGAGATGGACTGCAAAGCCGAAGCTTTCAGTATGTCGATGATTTGGTTGAAGGATTTAAACGCATGATGAAAACACCGGATGAATTTATTGGCCCGGTAAATATTGGTAACCCAAATGAGTTCACAATGCTTGAATTGGCGCAACGTATTATTGAACTGACCGGAAGCCGATCTAAAATTGTTTACTTGCCATTACCTGAAGATGATCCAATTCAACGAAAACCCGATATTTCGCTGGCGAAAGAAAAATTGGATAGTTGGGAACCCAAAATCCAATTGGAAGAAGGATTGATAAAAACAATTTCATATTTCGATGAATTGTTAAAAATAAGTTAG
- the rfbA gene encoding glucose-1-phosphate thymidylyltransferase RfbA → MKGIILAGGSGTRLYPITKSISKQIIPVYDKPMIYYPLSVLMLAGIREILIISTPQDVAVYQDLLGDGSQLGIDLQYAVQPSPDGLAQAFLIGEEFIGNDKVCLILGDNIFYGYNFSKILGDAGQLHDGALVFGYYVNDPERYGVVDFDEQGNVLSIEEKPEEAKSNYAVTGLYFYSNDVVEKAKSLKPSPRGELEITDLNRLYLEEKRLKVQLLGRGFAWLDTGTHESLLQASNFIATIEQRQGLKVSCLEEIAFKKGYINKDQLLKLAESLMKNQYGEYLFKLAHKKITSF, encoded by the coding sequence ATGAAAGGAATTATTTTAGCCGGAGGTTCCGGAACCCGATTATATCCAATTACGAAATCAATATCAAAACAAATAATACCGGTTTACGATAAACCGATGATTTATTACCCCTTGTCGGTTTTAATGCTGGCAGGCATACGCGAGATTTTGATTATTTCAACGCCCCAGGATGTGGCGGTTTATCAGGATTTGTTGGGTGATGGATCTCAATTGGGGATCGACTTGCAATATGCCGTTCAGCCATCGCCCGATGGTTTGGCTCAGGCCTTTCTGATTGGCGAAGAGTTTATTGGAAATGACAAAGTTTGTTTAATTTTAGGGGACAATATTTTTTACGGATACAACTTCAGTAAAATATTGGGCGATGCGGGACAGTTGCATGATGGAGCTTTGGTTTTCGGCTATTACGTGAATGATCCGGAACGCTATGGTGTAGTGGATTTTGATGAGCAAGGGAATGTTTTGTCAATTGAAGAAAAGCCAGAAGAAGCTAAATCGAATTACGCAGTAACAGGTCTTTATTTTTATTCTAATGATGTGGTTGAGAAAGCAAAATCGCTAAAACCGTCGCCAAGAGGTGAGTTGGAAATTACTGATTTGAACCGATTGTATCTGGAAGAAAAACGATTGAAAGTTCAGCTATTGGGACGGGGGTTTGCCTGGCTCGATACAGGTACCCACGAAAGTTTGTTGCAGGCTTCGAACTTTATCGCCACCATTGAACAGAGACAAGGGTTGAAAGTGTCGTGCCTTGAGGAAATCGCTTTTAAAAAAGGATATATTAATAAAGATCAACTACTCAAGCTGGCAGAGTCACTCATGAAAAATCAATATGGAGAGTACCTCTTTAAGCTGGCACATAAAAAAATAACTTCTTTTTAA
- the rfbC gene encoding dTDP-4-dehydrorhamnose 3,5-epimerase — MEIQNTPIEGLLVFMPKVFEDERGYFLESFNFKKLKKAGISTSFVQDNESKSTKGVIRGLHYQLTPHAQAKLVRVIEGTVFDVAVDLRKDSPTFGQWFGLELSGENKKQFYIPRGFAHGFSVLSETAVFSYKCDGYYHPEAERGIVYNDPQLNIDWKVDEKDALVSDKDQKNVLFQEAEYNF; from the coding sequence ATGGAAATTCAAAATACTCCAATAGAAGGATTATTGGTTTTTATGCCCAAGGTTTTTGAGGATGAGCGTGGATATTTTTTAGAATCATTTAACTTCAAAAAACTGAAAAAGGCCGGAATATCAACTTCTTTTGTACAAGATAATGAGTCGAAGTCAACCAAAGGGGTTATTCGAGGTTTGCACTATCAATTAACACCTCATGCACAAGCAAAACTGGTGCGGGTGATTGAAGGAACTGTTTTTGATGTCGCAGTTGATTTGCGTAAGGATTCACCGACCTTTGGACAATGGTTTGGTCTTGAACTGAGTGGTGAAAACAAAAAGCAGTTTTATATTCCGCGTGGGTTTGCACATGGTTTTTCGGTGTTAAGCGAAACGGCTGTGTTTTCATACAAATGTGATGGTTATTATCATCCGGAAGCTGAAAGAGGAATAGTATACAATGATCCACAATTGAATATAGACTGGAAAGTGGATGAAAAAGATGCCTTGGTGTCTGACAAAGATCAAAAGAATGTGTTATTTCAAGAAGCAGAATACAACTTTTAA
- the rfbD gene encoding dTDP-4-dehydrorhamnose reductase: MVKILITGAEGQLGSAINEIANQYDDFQFFFTDINELDLTDKVALDAYIEHVKPDYLINCAAYTAVDVAEKDTELAGLLNTKVPGWLGKLAVAHSFKVIHISTDYVFDGTSYTPYTENDLVNPESFYGKSKLNGEIALLKESKSAMVIRTSWLYSATGKNFLKTMIKLGLERDEVKVVNDQIGTPTFAGDLAQAILTIISKTENKECAWKPGIYHYSSEGVCSWYDFAKSIHEIYGVNCNVRPIPTEDYPTPAVRPAYSVLNKSKIKRIFDIQIPYWRDSLKKCISQL; the protein is encoded by the coding sequence ATGGTGAAAATTCTTATCACGGGAGCCGAAGGACAATTAGGGTCAGCAATCAATGAAATTGCGAATCAATATGATGATTTTCAATTCTTCTTTACCGACATTAATGAATTAGATTTGACAGATAAAGTGGCCTTGGACGCCTACATTGAACATGTTAAGCCAGACTACTTGATTAATTGTGCAGCTTATACAGCAGTCGATGTTGCTGAGAAAGATACTGAATTAGCAGGCTTATTAAATACAAAGGTGCCTGGGTGGCTTGGAAAATTAGCTGTAGCCCACAGTTTCAAAGTCATTCATATTTCAACCGACTATGTATTTGATGGAACCAGCTATACGCCATATACCGAAAATGATCTGGTGAACCCGGAGTCGTTTTATGGAAAAAGTAAACTCAATGGTGAGATTGCTTTGTTGAAAGAATCGAAGTCGGCCATGGTTATCCGAACTTCGTGGTTGTATTCAGCTACCGGGAAAAATTTCCTGAAAACGATGATTAAGCTTGGATTGGAACGAGACGAGGTAAAAGTGGTCAACGATCAGATTGGCACTCCAACCTTTGCCGGAGATCTGGCACAAGCAATTTTAACAATCATTTCAAAAACAGAAAATAAAGAGTGTGCGTGGAAGCCCGGTATCTACCATTATTCCAGTGAAGGCGTTTGTAGTTGGTATGATTTTGCCAAATCAATTCATGAAATTTATGGTGTTAATTGCAATGTCAGACCTATCCCAACCGAAGATTATCCTACCCCGGCAGTACGTCCGGCGTATAGTGTTCTGAATAAATCTAAAATTAAACGTATTTTTGATATACAGATCCCCTATTGGCGTGACAGCCTGAAAAAATGTATTTCTCAACTTTAA
- a CDS encoding phospho-sugar mutase — translation MTTNKDVLDAVISNAQTWLTDVYDEETRNEVKRMLDNEDKTELIDSFYRDLEFGTGGLRGIMGAGTNRMNIYTVGAATQGLSNYLNKEFAGQEIKVAIGYDCRNNSRLFSEKSADIFSANGIKVYLFEDLRPTPELSYAIRELGCQSGIILTASHNPKEYNGYKAYWTDGSQIVGPHDKNIIDEVAKVNVEDIKFEGNKDLIEILGDEMDQKFLEQVKTVSIAPELVAKHKDLKIVYTPIHGTGVKLIPAALRAFGFTNIINVPEQDVVSGDFPTVVSPNPEETAAMDMAMKKGAEIDADVVLASDPDADRLGVAVKNDKGEFIIINGNQTALLFIYYIITKMKESNGLKGNEFIVKTIVSTEKIADVARANGIEYFDVFTGFKYIAEIIRDLEGQKKYIGGGEESFGFMPADFVRDKDAVSSCALMGEITAWAKDQGKTLYELIQDLYLEYGYSKEKMKYIVRPGKTGAEEIQQMMVNFRSNPPKELGGSKLKIVKDYADLTEKNLLSGVSTKINQKITANVLQFFTEDGTKISVRPSGTEPKIKFYFEVAAKLSSRAEYDAVEKAAEDKIDAIMDELDL, via the coding sequence ATGACAACAAATAAAGACGTTTTAGATGCAGTAATAAGTAACGCACAAACATGGTTAACCGATGTTTACGATGAAGAAACCCGCAACGAGGTTAAACGAATGTTGGACAACGAAGACAAGACTGAATTGATCGATTCCTTTTATCGTGATCTGGAATTTGGTACCGGCGGTTTGCGTGGTATTATGGGAGCGGGCACTAATCGGATGAACATCTATACAGTAGGCGCTGCAACTCAAGGCTTGAGTAACTACCTGAATAAAGAGTTTGCCGGACAGGAAATAAAAGTGGCCATTGGTTATGATTGCCGTAACAACAGTCGTTTGTTTTCAGAAAAAAGTGCTGATATCTTTTCAGCAAATGGAATCAAAGTTTACTTATTTGAAGATTTGCGGCCAACACCTGAATTGTCATATGCCATTCGTGAGTTAGGCTGCCAAAGCGGTATTATTTTAACTGCTTCGCACAACCCTAAAGAGTATAACGGATACAAAGCATATTGGACTGACGGTTCGCAGATTGTAGGTCCTCACGATAAGAATATTATTGACGAGGTTGCCAAAGTAAATGTTGAAGATATCAAATTTGAAGGCAACAAAGATTTGATTGAGATTTTAGGCGATGAAATGGATCAGAAGTTTTTGGAGCAAGTTAAAACTGTTTCCATTGCTCCCGAACTTGTAGCCAAGCATAAGGATCTGAAGATTGTGTACACGCCGATACATGGTACTGGTGTGAAGTTAATTCCTGCAGCACTGCGGGCGTTCGGTTTTACCAATATTATTAACGTGCCTGAGCAGGATGTGGTAAGCGGCGATTTTCCAACGGTGGTATCTCCAAATCCCGAAGAAACTGCAGCCATGGATATGGCCATGAAAAAAGGTGCCGAAATTGATGCTGATGTTGTCTTGGCCTCTGATCCGGATGCCGACCGCCTTGGAGTGGCTGTTAAAAATGACAAAGGCGAATTTATTATTATTAATGGAAATCAAACAGCGCTGCTCTTTATTTACTATATCATTACTAAAATGAAAGAAAGCAATGGGCTCAAAGGAAATGAGTTCATTGTAAAAACGATTGTATCGACCGAGAAAATTGCAGATGTTGCTCGTGCCAATGGCATTGAGTATTTCGATGTTTTCACCGGATTTAAATACATCGCCGAAATTATTCGCGACCTTGAAGGTCAAAAGAAATACATTGGTGGTGGCGAAGAAAGCTTTGGTTTCATGCCGGCTGATTTTGTTCGCGATAAAGATGCCGTTTCATCCTGTGCATTGATGGGCGAAATTACTGCATGGGCAAAAGATCAGGGAAAAACTTTGTATGAGTTGATTCAGGATCTTTACCTGGAATACGGTTATTCAAAAGAAAAAATGAAATATATCGTTCGTCCCGGAAAAACCGGAGCTGAAGAAATTCAGCAAATGATGGTAAATTTCCGCAGCAACCCACCGAAAGAATTGGGTGGAAGCAAACTAAAAATTGTAAAAGACTATGCTGACCTGACCGAGAAGAACTTGCTTAGTGGTGTGAGCACGAAGATCAATCAGAAGATTACAGCAAATGTGTTGCAATTTTTTACCGAAGACGGAACAAAAATATCGGTGCGTCCTTCAGGTACCGAGCCTAAAATTAAATTTTATTTTGAAGTGGCAGCCAAACTAAGCTCCCGTGCCGAATACGATGCTGTTGAGAAAGCCGCTGAAGATAAAATTGACGCGATAATGGATGAACTTGACCTTTAA